A genomic segment from Nitratiruptor sp. YY08-10 encodes:
- a CDS encoding YbgC/FadM family acyl-CoA thioesterase, whose translation MKIRVYYEDVDIGGIVYHSKYLNFCERARSELFFEKKKSPVYEEYHFVVKELRASYLKPAFFGDLLKVKTKLLQTKGARIKLLQNVYKEEDIVFAMEIELVCMKGLKPSKIPSYFLEAFDR comes from the coding sequence GTGAAAATAAGAGTCTATTACGAAGATGTGGATATAGGTGGTATAGTCTATCACTCCAAATATCTCAATTTTTGTGAGAGGGCGAGGAGTGAGCTCTTTTTTGAAAAGAAAAAAAGTCCTGTATACGAAGAGTACCATTTTGTTGTCAAAGAACTGAGAGCTTCTTATCTCAAACCTGCTTTTTTTGGTGATCTTTTGAAAGTAAAGACTAAGCTATTACAGACAAAGGGTGCAAGAATAAAACTGCTGCAGAATGTGTATAAAGAAGAAGATATAGTTTTTGCAATGGAGATTGAACTTGTCTGCATGAAAGGTCTCAAACCTTCTAAAATTCCAAGTTATTTTCTTGAAGCGTTTGATCGATAA